The following proteins are co-located in the Shouchella hunanensis genome:
- a CDS encoding beta-ketoacyl-ACP synthase III: protein MAKAGLLGMGRFVPEKVVTNKDFESFLETSDEWIRTRTGIEERRFAEDVETSEMAYQSARKALESAEVKAEEIDLILVATVTPDMPFPSVSSIVQNRLGATKAAAMDISAACAGFIYGIATAQQFIETGAYQHVLVIGVEKLTKVTDMNDRNTAVLFGDGAGACVVGPVSEDRGILAFDLGSDGSGGMHINKKNEFIEMNGREVFKFAVRQMGDSSIRALTKAGLTKEDVDFLVPHQANIRIMEASRERLELPKEKMSVTVNKFGNTSSASIPMAMVEELEAGKIKDGDVLVLVGFGAGLVWGSVALRWGR from the coding sequence ATGGCTAAAGCAGGCTTACTCGGTATGGGACGCTTTGTTCCTGAAAAAGTAGTTACAAATAAAGATTTTGAATCCTTTTTAGAAACGTCAGATGAATGGATTCGTACAAGAACCGGTATTGAAGAACGACGTTTTGCTGAAGACGTAGAAACGTCAGAAATGGCTTATCAATCAGCAAGAAAAGCCCTTGAATCGGCAGAAGTAAAGGCAGAAGAGATTGATTTAATTTTAGTTGCAACTGTTACACCTGACATGCCGTTTCCAAGTGTATCGTCGATTGTACAAAATCGCTTAGGGGCGACAAAAGCAGCAGCAATGGATATTAGTGCTGCTTGCGCTGGTTTTATATACGGAATTGCTACAGCACAACAGTTTATTGAAACAGGTGCTTATCAACATGTTCTTGTTATAGGCGTGGAGAAGTTAACAAAAGTAACTGATATGAACGATCGAAATACAGCCGTTCTATTTGGTGATGGAGCAGGTGCGTGTGTCGTAGGACCAGTCTCAGAAGATCGTGGTATCCTAGCATTTGACCTAGGTTCAGATGGATCTGGCGGCATGCATATTAATAAGAAAAATGAATTTATTGAAATGAATGGTCGCGAAGTATTTAAGTTTGCTGTTCGTCAAATGGGAGATTCATCCATTCGAGCACTAACGAAAGCTGGCTTAACAAAGGAAGATGTTGATTTCCTTGTTCCTCACCAAGCGAATATTCGAATTATGGAAGCATCTCGTGAACGATTAGAATTACCGAAAGAAAAAATGTCAGTCACCGTAAATAAATTTGGAAATACCTCATCCGCATCCATTCCAATGGCTATGGTAGAGGAACTTGAGGCTGGGAAAATTAAAGACGGTGATGTACTAGTGCTAGTAGGCTTTGGAGCAGGTCTTGTATGGGGTTCTGTTGCTTTGCGCTGGGGACGTTAA
- the fabF gene encoding beta-ketoacyl-ACP synthase II: protein MEKRRVVVTGIGAVTPLGLNAASSWEAAIAGKSGIGYLTRIDAESYPMKVAAEINDFDPADFIDKKEARRMDRFTQFAVASAKQALADSGLEINDDNAARVGVWIGSGIGGMETYETQFRTLLEKGPRRVSPFFVPMMIPDMASGQVSIFTGAKGPNSCSVTACASGANSIGDAFKTIQRGDADAMIAGGSEAPITNMAVAGFSSAKAITTSDNPEKASRPFDVNRSGFVMGEGAGILILESLESAKARGAKIYAEIVGYGSTGDAHHMTAPAPDGEGGARAMAAAIADAGLKNEQISYINAHGTSTDLNDPYETNAIKTVLGDYAYKVAVSSTKSMTGHLLGAAGAVEAIFSVKAIEEGIVPPTINLEEPDPACDLDYVPNEARKMNVEAVLSNSLGFGGHNTSLVFKRFEE from the coding sequence GTGGAGAAACGACGAGTAGTTGTTACAGGTATTGGTGCTGTTACACCATTGGGACTAAATGCAGCAAGCTCTTGGGAAGCCGCTATTGCTGGCAAGTCAGGGATTGGTTATTTAACAAGGATTGATGCGGAGTCTTATCCAATGAAAGTAGCTGCCGAAATTAATGACTTCGATCCAGCGGATTTTATTGATAAAAAAGAAGCAAGACGCATGGACCGCTTTACACAATTTGCCGTGGCCTCGGCAAAACAGGCACTTGCCGACTCGGGACTAGAAATAAACGATGATAATGCTGCACGTGTCGGTGTATGGATTGGTTCCGGTATAGGTGGAATGGAAACGTATGAAACACAGTTTCGGACATTACTTGAAAAAGGTCCAAGACGGGTAAGTCCATTTTTTGTGCCAATGATGATTCCTGACATGGCAAGTGGTCAAGTCTCCATTTTTACTGGGGCAAAAGGACCTAACTCTTGCTCTGTAACAGCATGTGCTTCTGGCGCAAACTCAATTGGTGATGCGTTTAAAACAATCCAGCGTGGCGATGCAGATGCTATGATTGCTGGTGGAAGTGAAGCACCTATTACAAACATGGCAGTAGCCGGATTCTCATCTGCAAAGGCCATTACAACGTCTGATAATCCGGAGAAAGCGTCACGACCGTTTGATGTAAATCGAAGTGGTTTTGTCATGGGTGAAGGTGCGGGAATTCTTATTTTAGAAAGCTTAGAGTCTGCGAAAGCCCGTGGAGCGAAAATCTATGCTGAGATCGTTGGTTACGGCTCTACTGGTGATGCACATCATATGACGGCGCCAGCACCAGATGGTGAGGGTGGAGCTCGTGCAATGGCAGCTGCAATTGCAGATGCTGGTTTAAAGAATGAGCAAATTAGCTACATTAATGCACATGGAACAAGTACGGATTTAAACGATCCTTATGAAACAAACGCGATTAAAACGGTGTTAGGTGACTATGCGTATAAAGTAGCTGTTAGCTCGACAAAATCGATGACAGGTCACTTGCTTGGTGCTGCAGGTGCAGTAGAAGCAATCTTTTCTGTTAAAGCAATAGAAGAAGGGATTGTCCCACCGACAATTAACTTAGAGGAACCAGACCCAGCGTGTGATTTAGATTATGTACCAAATGAAGCACGCAAAATGAATGTAGAAGCTGTATTAAGCAACTCATTAGGGTTTGGAGGGCATAACACATCCCTCGTCTTTAAACGCTTTGAAGAGTAG